A genomic region of Coriobacteriaceae bacterium contains the following coding sequences:
- a CDS encoding ABC transporter ATP-binding protein, protein MDALIQANGLGKRYDDFHLKGIDIRVEAGTVVGLIGSNGAGKTTTIKMLLGILRPDEGDVRVLGCPVGSGSAPEGELKQRVGVVLDTCAFPDTSKVKDVETLGRFAYRNWDAHRFAALCERFGLASKKNVKELSRGMGMKLMLAFALSHDPELLILDEATAGLDPMARDEVLDVLREFMAAEGHAILLSTHITSDLEKIADEIVCIDGGKLVFDVPKDEICDVAGVAHCRERDLELIGESAWADDGRVRKFKSGMTYDVLVPDRFAFAKAFSDIALDSASIDDYMTLTLKGEQL, encoded by the coding sequence ATGGACGCATTGATACAGGCAAACGGCCTGGGGAAGCGCTACGACGACTTCCACCTTAAAGGCATAGACATACGCGTTGAGGCCGGTACCGTCGTGGGCCTCATCGGCTCGAACGGGGCTGGAAAGACCACCACGATCAAGATGCTGCTCGGCATCCTGCGGCCCGACGAGGGCGACGTGCGGGTGCTTGGCTGCCCTGTCGGGAGCGGCTCCGCGCCAGAAGGGGAGCTCAAGCAACGCGTCGGCGTCGTCTTGGATACCTGCGCGTTTCCCGACACATCGAAAGTGAAGGATGTGGAGACGCTTGGCCGCTTCGCCTACCGCAATTGGGACGCGCATCGGTTCGCCGCGCTCTGCGAGCGCTTCGGGCTTGCTTCCAAGAAAAACGTGAAGGAGCTGTCGCGCGGCATGGGCATGAAACTCATGCTGGCGTTCGCGCTCTCGCACGATCCGGAGCTACTCATTCTCGACGAGGCTACCGCCGGCCTCGACCCGATGGCCCGCGACGAGGTGCTCGACGTCCTGCGCGAATTCATGGCCGCGGAGGGTCATGCCATCCTGCTCTCGACGCATATCACGAGCGATCTCGAGAAGATCGCCGACGAAATCGTATGCATTGACGGCGGCAAGCTCGTCTTCGACGTTCCCAAGGACGAAATCTGCGATGTGGCCGGTGTCGCACATTGCAGGGAGCGCGACCTCGAGCTGATAGGGGAGAGCGCATGGGCCGATGATGGGCGCGTGCGAAAGTTCAAGAGCGGCATGACGTACGACGTACTCGTACCCGACCGCTTCGCCTTTGCGAAGGCGTTTTCCGATATCGCGCTCGACAGTGCCAGCATCGATGATTACATGACGCTCACCTTGAAAGGAGAGCAGCTATGA
- a CDS encoding chloride channel protein: MRRALFIVMTIAFGAFAGAFVWAFFFLMNAGIHLLWGVVPTSLAAAGLPAVLYPIAFCALGGLCIGLFAKKFGPYPDDMNTVMAQVKSEGRYEYKHLGASFFGALLPLLFGGSIGPEAGLTGVIAGLCTWVGDRLRFMGAEMRELAEAGCAAAISAIFSTPLFGLAVPVFGSADESNGGRPVSEIRLDVSKPVKVVVYVLAAAGAMGMMALLGSIFGRSGGLPHFSDIALGPLELLWALPLIAIGAVAGWLYFPFGALARKLSALMGNHVIVKPALAGLVLGALGIALPFVLFAGEAQTEELSLTWTTIGAGLLIATGFVKVFATQLCLNMGWRGGHFFPIIFAGIAIGYGMAALTGIDPVFALCAVTGALVGAVMRQPIMTMVLLFLVFPIAGAPVLLVAAAIGSIVPVPSVWMTARE, from the coding sequence GTGAGAAGAGCTCTATTCATCGTGATGACGATTGCCTTTGGCGCCTTTGCCGGTGCCTTCGTTTGGGCGTTCTTCTTCCTCATGAACGCGGGCATCCATCTGCTCTGGGGCGTCGTTCCCACCTCACTTGCGGCAGCCGGATTACCGGCCGTTCTCTACCCCATCGCCTTTTGCGCGCTCGGCGGCCTGTGCATCGGATTGTTCGCAAAGAAGTTTGGGCCCTACCCCGATGACATGAATACCGTGATGGCCCAGGTCAAGAGCGAGGGACGGTACGAGTACAAGCATCTGGGCGCATCGTTTTTCGGCGCGCTTCTTCCGCTGCTGTTTGGGGGCTCGATAGGTCCCGAGGCGGGTTTGACCGGCGTTATCGCCGGGCTTTGCACCTGGGTGGGCGACCGTCTGCGCTTCATGGGTGCCGAAATGCGCGAGCTCGCCGAAGCAGGCTGTGCCGCCGCGATATCGGCAATCTTCTCCACACCGCTCTTTGGTCTTGCCGTGCCCGTTTTCGGATCGGCCGATGAGTCCAACGGGGGCCGCCCGGTAAGCGAGATCAGACTCGATGTATCCAAACCGGTCAAGGTCGTCGTCTACGTGCTGGCAGCCGCAGGGGCAATGGGGATGATGGCGCTGCTCGGATCCATCTTCGGACGCAGTGGTGGTCTCCCCCACTTCAGCGATATCGCGCTCGGTCCGCTCGAGCTGCTCTGGGCGCTACCTCTCATCGCCATCGGCGCAGTGGCGGGCTGGCTCTACTTCCCGTTCGGGGCACTCGCACGCAAGCTCTCCGCACTCATGGGAAACCACGTAATCGTGAAGCCCGCACTTGCCGGTCTCGTTCTCGGGGCGCTCGGTATCGCACTGCCTTTCGTGCTGTTCGCAGGCGAAGCCCAGACCGAGGAATTGTCCCTTACCTGGACGACGATAGGCGCGGGGCTCCTTATCGCAACGGGCTTCGTCAAGGTGTTCGCAACGCAGCTTTGCCTGAACATGGGCTGGCGTGGCGGCCATTTCTTCCCCATCATCTTCGCGGGCATCGCAATCGGGTACGGCATGGCAGCCCTCACGGGCATCGACCCGGTGTTCGCACTCTGCGCCGTGACCGGAGCGCTCGTCGGCGCCGTCATGCGCCAGCCCATCATGACGATGGTGTTGCTGTTCCTGGTCTTCCCCATCGCCGGCGCGCCCGTGCTGCTCGTCGCGGCGGCCATCGGGTCAATCGTCCCCGTGCCGAGCGTCTGGATGACGGCACGGGAATAG
- a CDS encoding GNAT family N-acetyltransferase, whose protein sequence is MVDRYLDEGTMYVLEVDGVVVGECVVNDVGNGVLEIKNIAVNPSHQHQGYGRILIDFVAMRHAGEYDILQVGTGDSPLTVPFYERCGFERSHVVEGFFTENYDHPIFEGGVRLVDMVYLRKRL, encoded by the coding sequence CGATCGCTATCTCGACGAAGGCACGATGTACGTCCTGGAGGTCGACGGCGTCGTGGTGGGCGAGTGCGTTGTGAACGATGTGGGCAACGGCGTGCTGGAGATCAAGAACATCGCTGTCAATCCCTCTCACCAGCACCAGGGTTATGGGCGCATACTCATCGACTTCGTGGCCATGCGCCATGCAGGCGAGTATGACATCCTGCAAGTGGGGACAGGCGACAGTCCGCTCACCGTGCCGTTTTACGAGCGATGCGGCTTCGAGCGCTCTCATGTGGTCGAAGGATTCTTCACGGAAAACTACGACCATCCCATATTCGAGGGCGGTGTTCGGCTTGTCGACATGGTCTATCTGCGCAAGCGTTTGTAG
- a CDS encoding ABC-2 transporter permease, with protein sequence MKAMIFSDLITSKNVAVQLLLVSVVICGFLAWGTNETIVGTAAMATMTPMMYLFSIFAYDEMNGWERFRLTLPITKRQVAYGRYISMLIIAVISLLAAWIVSFVFLAIVQVCGGLGMGTELVNPDAFIAILDCGFAGFIFIIVLASLTLPLLMRFGMNKATRLLPLLVVVTIVLASVAIGNMSGAIDLTAIRTFLSENTGLITAGACVVAAILYVASAFIAARLYQVREL encoded by the coding sequence ATGAAAGCCATGATTTTCTCCGACCTCATCACTTCCAAGAACGTTGCGGTGCAGCTATTGCTCGTGTCTGTCGTTATCTGCGGATTTCTCGCATGGGGCACAAACGAGACCATCGTTGGCACGGCTGCCATGGCAACGATGACGCCCATGATGTATCTCTTCTCGATTTTCGCATACGACGAGATGAACGGGTGGGAACGCTTCCGTCTGACGCTGCCTATCACCAAGCGGCAGGTCGCCTACGGGCGCTATATCAGCATGCTCATCATCGCGGTCATCTCGCTGCTTGCGGCCTGGATCGTCTCGTTCGTCTTTCTCGCAATCGTCCAGGTGTGCGGCGGCCTCGGCATGGGTACGGAGCTCGTGAATCCTGATGCCTTCATCGCAATTCTCGATTGCGGTTTTGCCGGCTTCATCTTCATCATCGTGCTCGCCTCGCTCACCTTGCCGCTTCTGATGCGCTTTGGCATGAACAAGGCAACGCGCCTCTTGCCGCTCCTCGTTGTCGTCACGATTGTGCTTGCGAGTGTCGCGATCGGCAACATGTCCGGCGCGATCGATTTGACGGCCATACGCACGTTCCTGAGCGAGAACACGGGCCTTATCACGGCGGGCGCCTGCGTCGTAGCGGCTATCTTGTACGTCGCAAGCGCATTCATCGCCGCGCGCCTTTACCAGGTTCGCGAGCTGTAG
- a CDS encoding DMT family transporter has product MGSKASANLIGYSTAIIQAILYSTMGIFGKLLYATGLDSSQAMILRMGFTVVYLGALLLIWRKHRLFSRHKETYIQSAFFFLSAWIYLLAVQHMNAGLVTCIFYTFPAVVALLNTIVFKEKMTWRVVMALALSIIGIILISGILEPHAVFMEPLGVLFSVLACLSFAGYSVIIHVTSSEESSFTSTFTMSTVCLVASLVLFAPEVPGAFMGFDLYRFGIASGFAIIATILPIVLYIVAIKYIGSTKAAILSLIETPASLFLAWLILGETLSVIQLVGAVVIVASVLVITLKGKDAA; this is encoded by the coding sequence ATGGGCAGCAAAGCCTCAGCCAATCTCATAGGATATTCGACCGCCATCATCCAGGCGATTTTATACTCGACCATGGGCATCTTCGGCAAGCTGTTGTATGCCACGGGTCTCGATTCCAGCCAGGCGATGATACTGCGCATGGGGTTCACCGTAGTTTATCTCGGTGCCCTGCTGCTGATATGGCGCAAGCACCGATTGTTCAGCCGTCATAAGGAGACATACATCCAGTCGGCATTCTTCTTCCTTTCGGCATGGATTTATCTCCTTGCGGTGCAGCATATGAATGCCGGTCTCGTGACGTGCATCTTCTATACGTTTCCCGCCGTGGTCGCCCTGCTCAACACGATAGTCTTCAAGGAAAAGATGACCTGGCGCGTGGTGATGGCATTGGCGCTTTCCATCATCGGCATCATCCTCATATCCGGAATACTCGAGCCGCATGCCGTGTTCATGGAGCCCCTTGGGGTGCTTTTCTCGGTCCTCGCCTGCCTTTCGTTCGCGGGCTATTCCGTGATAATCCACGTCACAAGCTCCGAGGAGAGCTCGTTTACCTCGACGTTCACGATGTCGACGGTCTGCCTGGTGGCATCGCTCGTTCTGTTTGCCCCAGAGGTCCCCGGCGCCTTCATGGGATTTGACCTGTACCGCTTTGGCATCGCGTCCGGCTTTGCCATCATTGCCACGATCCTGCCGATTGTCCTCTACATCGTCGCGATCAAGTACATCGGCTCCACCAAGGCGGCGATACTCAGCTTGATCGAAACCCCCGCATCGCTCTTCCTGGCATGGCTCATCCTAGGCGAGACACTATCCGTCATCCAGCTCGTCGGCGCAGTCGTCATCGTCGCATCCGTCCTCGTCATTACCCTGAAGGGCAAAGATGCGGCATAG
- a CDS encoding zinc ribbon domain-containing protein: protein MAMNDTIKKLRKEMGLTQEEMARRLYVTRQAVSRWETGETQPGIDMVKLICATFNVPLERFFEMPMDYYCQSCSMPIPDAELHGTNADGSENADYCKWCFSDGGFTAKGVTMDEFIEATADMEAEAIGCSREEAVSLMATLLPHLKRWREVE from the coding sequence ATGGCAATGAATGATACTATCAAGAAGCTCCGCAAAGAGATGGGGCTTACGCAGGAAGAGATGGCGCGTAGGCTTTACGTAACGAGGCAGGCGGTCTCGCGTTGGGAGACTGGTGAGACGCAGCCGGGTATCGACATGGTGAAGCTCATCTGCGCCACGTTCAACGTACCGCTCGAGCGCTTTTTCGAGATGCCCATGGATTACTATTGCCAGAGCTGCAGCATGCCCATTCCAGATGCGGAACTGCATGGAACGAATGCGGATGGTTCCGAGAACGCGGACTATTGCAAGTGGTGCTTCAGCGACGGCGGTTTCACTGCCAAGGGGGTTACCATGGACGAGTTCATCGAGGCGACGGCGGACATGGAGGCCGAGGCGATCGGCTGCTCGCGCGAGGAGGCCGTCTCGCTCATGGCCACGTTACTTCCGCATCTGAAGCGCTGGCGTGAGGTCGAGTAA
- a CDS encoding DNA/RNA non-specific endonuclease gives MSQDRAADAPASGAATSPVFDLGSIPPNDGKGYVELNGGKPTFTDADKALPYGYESYAPLDSLGRCGAAMALVGVETIPEPGTKRQNISKIHPSGWEQARYDFIPGEALYNRSHLIARELTAEEANPNNLITGTQYMNQSNMRPFEDAVRNFIDLTGYHVLFRATPIFQGDELVARGVQLEAWSLEDEGDGICLNVYCYNEQPGVTIDYATGASWL, from the coding sequence TTGTCGCAAGACCGCGCTGCGGACGCTCCTGCCAGCGGGGCTGCGACCAGCCCCGTCTTTGACCTCGGCTCGATTCCTCCCAACGACGGCAAGGGCTATGTCGAGCTCAACGGCGGCAAGCCCACGTTCACCGATGCCGACAAGGCTCTTCCGTACGGCTACGAATCGTATGCGCCGCTCGATAGCCTCGGCAGATGCGGGGCGGCTATGGCGCTCGTCGGCGTCGAGACCATCCCGGAACCAGGGACCAAACGTCAGAACATCAGCAAGATTCATCCGAGCGGTTGGGAGCAGGCACGTTACGACTTCATTCCCGGCGAGGCCCTGTACAACCGCAGCCATTTGATCGCACGCGAGCTCACGGCCGAGGAGGCCAATCCCAACAATCTCATCACGGGCACGCAATACATGAACCAGTCGAACATGCGTCCCTTCGAGGATGCCGTGCGCAACTTCATCGACTTGACCGGCTATCATGTGCTCTTCCGGGCAACGCCCATCTTCCAGGGAGACGAGCTCGTGGCCCGCGGTGTCCAACTCGAGGCGTGGTCGCTCGAGGACGAGGGGGACGGCATATGCCTCAACGTCTACTGCTACAACGAGCAGCCGGGCGTGACCATCGATTACGCGACGGGCGCTTCCTGGCTATAG
- a CDS encoding TIGR00266 family protein codes for MQYEIEGGAFPVVVCHLEAGEQMKTEKGSMVWMDPCMTMETTGGGVGKMFSKMFSGESMFQNIYTASSAGLIAFGSSFPGKILPIQIEPGKGFIAQKMSFLASEMGVDLSIFFNKKMSGGFFGGEGFIMQRMSGQGIVFLECDGELMKYELAAGQSMLIDTGNVLGFTEGMTIEVERIHGAKNIMLGGEGLFNTKVTGPGTLWLQTMPLATLANSIAAHLPVSS; via the coding sequence ATGCAATACGAAATCGAAGGCGGAGCGTTTCCCGTAGTGGTCTGCCACCTGGAGGCCGGTGAGCAGATGAAGACCGAGAAGGGATCGATGGTGTGGATGGATCCCTGCATGACCATGGAGACGACTGGCGGCGGTGTCGGTAAGATGTTCTCCAAGATGTTCTCGGGCGAGTCCATGTTCCAGAACATCTATACCGCGTCATCGGCCGGCCTCATCGCGTTCGGTTCGAGCTTTCCCGGCAAGATCCTTCCCATCCAAATCGAGCCTGGCAAGGGCTTCATCGCCCAGAAGATGTCGTTTCTCGCCTCGGAGATGGGCGTTGATTTGTCGATCTTCTTCAATAAGAAGATGAGTGGCGGCTTCTTTGGCGGCGAGGGCTTCATCATGCAGCGCATGAGCGGTCAGGGCATCGTCTTTCTGGAATGTGATGGCGAGCTGATGAAGTACGAGCTGGCCGCCGGGCAGAGCATGCTCATTGACACCGGCAACGTGCTCGGATTTACCGAGGGCATGACGATCGAGGTCGAGCGCATCCATGGAGCCAAGAACATCATGCTGGGCGGCGAAGGCCTCTTCAACACGAAGGTGACTGGCCCGGGTACGCTGTGGTTGCAGACGATGCCGCTCGCGACGCTGGCAAACTCCATCGCCGCGCACCTGCCTGTCTCCAGCTAG
- a CDS encoding TetR/AcrR family transcriptional regulator, translating to MTNIPRYGNRTPAKAASHVRPRRKNLMETRRLSGTQGSIVSAARKLIERNGVHATTVTAIAEEANVTRELVYYHFQNKNGVIEALLDDYVEDLVESVITWNEERTFGDTAGSLKKCIRTFRYVLYDAKGKPRPMIHVLEELGVRDAFGVRAAQETVDCFSDHIVTEYAAHHQIEIDLVYEMLCVTIYGLVGLAKIKPSVSDEELMKIVEQTLRLDMGVIEEAGSKREATPNASEA from the coding sequence ATGACTAATATCCCCCGATATGGCAACCGCACGCCCGCCAAAGCGGCTTCACATGTCAGACCTCGACGCAAGAATCTCATGGAAACACGACGTCTTTCTGGGACGCAGGGCTCGATCGTGAGCGCGGCACGCAAACTCATAGAGCGCAATGGAGTCCATGCGACGACGGTCACCGCCATCGCCGAGGAAGCCAACGTCACGCGCGAGCTCGTCTACTATCACTTCCAAAACAAGAATGGCGTCATAGAGGCGCTGCTCGATGACTATGTCGAGGATCTTGTGGAAAGCGTCATCACGTGGAACGAGGAGCGCACCTTCGGCGACACCGCCGGGTCGCTCAAGAAGTGCATACGCACCTTCCGTTACGTGCTCTACGATGCAAAGGGCAAACCGCGCCCGATGATTCACGTGCTCGAGGAGCTGGGGGTGCGCGATGCGTTCGGCGTGCGGGCAGCGCAGGAGACGGTGGACTGCTTCAGCGACCACATCGTCACGGAGTATGCGGCCCATCATCAGATCGAGATCGACCTCGTATACGAAATGCTCTGCGTCACGATTTACGGCCTGGTGGGGTTAGCCAAGATCAAGCCCAGCGTCTCGGACGAGGAGCTCATGAAGATCGTGGAGCAGACGCTCCGCCTTGACATGGGTGTGATCGAGGAAGCCGGGAGCAAGCGCGAGGCCACCCCAAACGCATCCGAGGCATAG
- a CDS encoding GntR family transcriptional regulator has translation MEIVISNSGSVPIYEQIEAQIKDAILSGELTPGELLPSIRSLANDLRVSVITTKRAYADLEELGFVVTVQGKGTFIAAGNQDLLREERVRHVEESLERAIADARPLGLTSGDLHEMLDLLLED, from the coding sequence TTGGAAATAGTCATTTCAAATTCGGGCTCGGTTCCGATTTACGAGCAGATAGAAGCGCAGATCAAGGACGCGATTCTGTCCGGAGAGCTTACGCCGGGGGAGCTTCTTCCGAGCATACGTTCTCTAGCCAACGACTTGCGCGTCAGCGTGATCACGACCAAGCGGGCCTATGCCGATCTCGAGGAGCTCGGTTTTGTGGTCACGGTCCAGGGTAAGGGCACGTTCATCGCTGCCGGTAACCAGGACTTGCTGCGCGAGGAGCGCGTGCGGCATGTGGAAGAGTCGCTCGAACGTGCGATAGCGGATGCGCGTCCGCTCGGGCTCACGTCTGGCGATTTGCACGAGATGCTCGATCTGCTCCTTGAGGACTAG
- the brnQ gene encoding branched-chain amino acid transport system II carrier protein yields MAKDSVIVGFALFAMFFGAGNLIFPPTLGQESGDLWAWGFVGFLLVDAVLSCLGVFVMNAVGGPRDAFDKVLGKVGGTILGTAAILCLCVVFAMPRTAATTFELSVAPYLGNAASAWLVPFSIVFFAIVYLLACRKSRVVDIIGKFFTPTLVLGILVLIVVGIVHPIGPIEAPLTSTVFQEGVRAGYQTMDVLGAAAFSIIILDSAVVKSHSKERDRLSLLARASVCAVVMLAIVYGGLTYLGATSLTLGSNMSQADLLVAVVNALLGDTGMVLLSVVVLLACVTTAVALVSSAADFFCVLFKDKVSYNVLLLIDCIIGVLICDIGLDNIIQLADPVLGIVYPPFIAVVVLLLFHKHIACRHVYQGAAIGAFLAGVALELYGTGALVVVPLDWLPLYSMGLGWIAFAIVGGAIGWVMGKRA; encoded by the coding sequence TTGGCAAAGGACTCGGTCATCGTCGGGTTCGCCCTGTTCGCGATGTTCTTCGGGGCAGGCAATCTCATCTTTCCGCCAACGCTCGGTCAGGAAAGCGGCGACCTGTGGGCATGGGGCTTCGTCGGCTTTCTGCTCGTCGATGCGGTGCTATCGTGCCTCGGCGTCTTCGTGATGAACGCGGTGGGTGGCCCACGCGATGCCTTCGACAAGGTGCTCGGCAAGGTAGGCGGTACCATCTTGGGCACAGCGGCAATCCTGTGCCTGTGCGTTGTCTTCGCCATGCCCCGCACGGCGGCGACGACCTTCGAGCTTTCGGTCGCCCCCTATCTCGGCAACGCGGCATCCGCATGGCTCGTCCCGTTTTCCATCGTCTTCTTCGCCATCGTCTATCTCCTCGCCTGTCGCAAATCGCGCGTCGTCGACATCATCGGCAAGTTCTTCACGCCCACCCTGGTGCTTGGTATTCTCGTGCTGATTGTCGTGGGAATCGTTCACCCGATCGGGCCTATCGAAGCTCCCCTCACGAGCACGGTGTTTCAAGAGGGCGTCCGGGCGGGATACCAGACGATGGACGTCCTGGGCGCAGCGGCATTCTCGATAATCATCCTCGACTCTGCCGTCGTGAAGAGCCATTCTAAGGAGCGCGACAGGCTGTCCCTGCTGGCACGCGCGAGCGTATGCGCCGTGGTCATGCTCGCCATCGTCTATGGTGGCCTGACGTACCTGGGCGCCACGTCGCTGACGCTCGGGAGCAACATGTCGCAGGCCGATTTGCTCGTGGCAGTCGTGAATGCGCTGCTCGGCGACACGGGTATGGTTCTCCTCAGCGTCGTCGTGTTGCTGGCATGCGTGACGACCGCTGTCGCACTCGTGAGCTCGGCCGCGGACTTCTTCTGCGTGCTCTTCAAGGACAAGGTCTCCTACAACGTCTTGCTCCTCATCGACTGCATTATCGGCGTCCTCATCTGCGATATCGGACTCGACAACATCATCCAGCTTGCCGACCCGGTGCTGGGCATCGTCTACCCGCCGTTCATCGCCGTGGTCGTGCTACTGCTCTTCCACAAGCACATCGCCTGCCGCCATGTCTATCAAGGTGCGGCTATCGGTGCGTTTCTAGCGGGCGTGGCCCTCGAGCTGTACGGCACGGGCGCGCTCGTCGTGGTGCCTCTCGACTGGCTACCGCTCTACTCGATGGGGCTCGGATGGATCGCGTTTGCCATCGTAGGGGGAGCCATCGGATGGGTGATGGGCAAACGCGCGTGA
- a CDS encoding GrpB family protein, with protein sequence MSKSLTDMSLEELWQLFPIELVEHRDCWAGWYREEASALDGILSPGLPHAIHHIGSTAIDGIWAKPIVDILVELPDDAAIESAKARLAAHGYLAMADRDLNKGYTPEGFAERVFHVHLRIAGDNDEIYFRDYLNAHPDVAQEYERLKLSLWKEFEHDRDGYTQAKAAFVRKYTDLAKAEHSSGTDVLPC encoded by the coding sequence GTGTCCAAATCCTTGACCGACATGTCCCTTGAGGAGCTCTGGCAGCTCTTTCCCATCGAGCTCGTGGAGCATCGGGATTGCTGGGCTGGCTGGTATCGAGAGGAGGCCTCCGCGCTCGATGGCATCCTGTCTCCGGGCCTGCCGCATGCAATCCACCACATCGGTAGCACGGCAATCGATGGCATCTGGGCAAAACCCATCGTCGACATTCTCGTCGAGCTACCCGATGATGCGGCCATCGAATCCGCCAAGGCACGGCTTGCAGCCCATGGCTACCTGGCCATGGCCGACCGCGACCTCAACAAGGGCTACACGCCGGAAGGCTTCGCCGAGCGGGTTTTCCACGTCCACTTGCGCATTGCCGGCGACAATGATGAGATTTACTTCCGCGATTATCTCAACGCCCATCCCGATGTCGCCCAAGAGTACGAGCGCCTCAAGCTCTCGCTTTGGAAGGAGTTCGAGCACGACCGCGATGGCTACACGCAGGCGAAGGCCGCCTTCGTCAGGAAGTACACGGACCTCGCCAAGGCCGAGCATTCGTCTGGCACGGACGTGTTACCCTGCTGA
- a CDS encoding alpha/beta hydrolase — protein MPNAPEHKTYQAEDGIIHYWTSGGSDPTGRTLVFLPGLTADHRLFDRQMEYFAGKPGMRCLVWDGPSHGLSRPFPLTWSLDDLARVLDGLLEQEGVEHPVLVGQSLGGYVAQAYMDLFPGKAAGFVSIDSAPLQREYITAVELFLLKHTHAMYASIPWNALKRFGAQVATSGYGMQLMRTMMDDYEKPEYVDLTAHGFRALAEAIEASRPYVIDCPALLICGEKDKAGSAMRYNRAWTKRTGLPLEWIAGAGHNANTDAPDEVNGLIEEFVESLHAPSV, from the coding sequence ATGCCCAATGCCCCGGAGCATAAGACTTATCAGGCCGAAGACGGCATCATCCACTACTGGACGAGCGGGGGCTCTGATCCTACGGGACGGACCCTCGTCTTCTTGCCGGGGCTGACGGCCGATCATCGCCTGTTCGATAGGCAGATGGAGTACTTTGCGGGCAAACCGGGCATGCGCTGTCTTGTCTGGGATGGCCCCTCGCACGGGCTGTCGCGGCCCTTTCCGCTTACCTGGAGCCTCGATGACCTTGCGCGCGTGCTTGACGGCCTGCTCGAGCAGGAGGGAGTCGAGCATCCCGTTCTCGTCGGACAGTCGCTTGGCGGCTATGTCGCGCAAGCGTATATGGATTTGTTTCCCGGCAAGGCGGCGGGATTCGTTTCCATTGACTCCGCGCCGCTTCAGCGCGAATACATCACGGCCGTCGAGCTCTTCTTGCTCAAGCACACGCACGCGATGTATGCCTCCATTCCGTGGAATGCACTCAAGCGCTTTGGTGCGCAGGTCGCCACGTCTGGTTACGGCATGCAGCTCATGCGCACGATGATGGACGACTACGAGAAGCCAGAATACGTCGATTTGACGGCGCACGGCTTTCGCGCGCTGGCCGAGGCGATCGAGGCGAGCCGTCCGTACGTGATCGATTGCCCGGCGCTGTTGATATGCGGCGAGAAGGACAAGGCGGGCTCAGCCATGCGCTATAACCGCGCATGGACGAAACGCACGGGGCTGCCGCTCGAGTGGATTGCGGGTGCCGGGCACAACGCCAACACCGATGCTCCCGATGAGGTCAACGGACTCATCGAGGAGTTCGTAGAGTCGCTGCACGCTCCGTCTGTCTGA